A region of Shewanella psychromarinicola DNA encodes the following proteins:
- the ltrA gene encoding group II intron reverse transcriptase/maturase, whose protein sequence is MMASNEVSASSDSTQWQSINWKAVKQHVLKLQMRIAKATREGKHGKSKALQWILTHSTSAKLLAVKRVSQNKGSKTPGIDGIIWNTDARCMTAVNQLSRKGYHAKPLRRIYIPKKNGKLRPLGIPCMIDRAQQALHLLALEPISETVADLNSYGFRPNRSAADAIAQCFKCLCMKRSSQWVLEGDIKACFDKIGHQWLIDNIQLDKRMLKQWLGCGYIDKGLFYKTAEGTPQGGIISPTLMLLTLAGLEQLVKSIACKTGNRVNFIGYADDFVITGSSQEVLVNEIKPQLIGFLQERGLTLSDEKTHITHINDGFDFLGFNIRKYKGKLLIKPSKSNVLLFLSNLREFIRKHPTIPVNDLIKILNPKLRGWANYYRHSVAKQVFGYVGHQLFWLLWRWAVRRHPSKSKDWVRRKYYLDGKGQWQFHGWQKIANMDCRFNLVQIAQTLIQRHVKIRSAATPYDPEYAAYLGTRKRAKEGRNSWFEPVLAAI, encoded by the coding sequence ATGATGGCTTCAAACGAAGTTAGTGCCTCTTCTGACAGCACTCAATGGCAATCCATTAACTGGAAGGCTGTTAAGCAACATGTATTAAAGCTTCAAATGCGCATTGCAAAAGCAACCCGAGAAGGTAAACACGGTAAGTCGAAAGCATTGCAGTGGATACTCACCCACTCTACATCAGCAAAATTGCTTGCTGTTAAAAGAGTTTCTCAAAATAAAGGCAGCAAAACACCAGGAATTGACGGCATCATTTGGAACACTGATGCTCGTTGTATGACTGCGGTGAATCAACTGAGTCGAAAAGGCTATCATGCCAAACCGCTCAGGCGTATCTACATCCCCAAGAAAAACGGCAAACTCAGACCTTTAGGCATACCCTGCATGATAGATAGAGCGCAGCAAGCGCTTCATCTTCTCGCTTTGGAGCCTATTTCGGAAACGGTAGCCGACCTCAATAGCTATGGCTTTCGACCTAATCGAAGCGCAGCAGATGCAATTGCACAGTGCTTCAAATGTTTATGTATGAAGCGCTCTAGCCAATGGGTTCTTGAGGGTGACATCAAAGCCTGTTTCGATAAGATTGGTCATCAATGGCTTATCGACAACATTCAATTAGATAAACGAATGCTGAAACAATGGCTTGGATGTGGTTATATTGATAAAGGATTGTTCTATAAAACAGCTGAAGGAACACCACAAGGTGGGATAATCTCCCCAACGCTGATGTTGCTCACGCTGGCTGGGTTAGAACAGTTGGTTAAGTCTATTGCCTGTAAAACAGGGAATAGAGTCAACTTTATCGGATACGCAGACGATTTTGTCATCACAGGTTCTTCGCAAGAAGTCCTAGTTAATGAAATCAAGCCGCAACTCATTGGCTTTCTACAGGAAAGGGGCTTAACACTCTCTGATGAGAAAACACACATTACTCATATCAATGATGGTTTTGACTTTCTGGGATTCAATATCAGGAAGTACAAAGGCAAACTGCTCATTAAACCGAGCAAGAGCAACGTTCTATTATTTTTGAGCAATCTACGTGAATTCATCAGAAAACATCCCACAATACCTGTTAATGATTTAATCAAAATATTGAATCCGAAACTGAGAGGATGGGCGAACTATTATCGCCACAGTGTTGCAAAGCAAGTTTTCGGTTATGTAGGCCATCAACTTTTCTGGCTTTTATGGCGATGGGCGGTAAGGCGTCATCCGTCTAAAAGTAAAGACTGGGTGAGGCGTAAATATTATTTGGATGGTAAGGGACAGTGGCAATTTCATGGTTGGCAGAAAATAGCGAACATGGATTGTCGGTTTAACCTTGTCCAAATAGCTCAAACGCTAATACAAAGACATGTGAAAATCAGGAGTGCAGCGACACCTTACGACCCCGAATATGCAGCTTACTTAGGTACGCGCAAGCGGGCAAAGGAAGGTAGAAACTCATGGTTCGAACCCGTCTTGGCTGCGATATAG
- a CDS encoding flavocytochrome c, which produces MKKMKLAVCLATLMGTAGLMGNAVAADDLAEFHAQNQECDSCHTPDGELSNDSLTYENAQCVSCHGTLAEVAETTKHEHYNAHDSHFPGDVSCTTCHSAHEKSMVYCDSCHSFDFNMPYAKKWQRDEPTIAELAKDKSERQAALASAPQDTVDVIVVGSGGAGFSAAISAYDNDAKVIIIEKEPVIGGNAKLAAGGMNAAWTDQQKAKDITDSPELMYKDTMKGGRNLNDPALVKILTSHSKDSVNWMTAMGADLNDVGRMGGASANRAHRPTGGAGVGAHIVQVLYDNAVKRNIDIRMNTRGIEILKDDSGNVKGILVKGMYKGYYWVKADAVVLATGGFAKNNERVAKLDPKLKGFISTNQPGAVGDGLDVAENAGAALKDMQYIQAHPTLSVKGGVMVTEAVRGNGAILVNREGKRFVNEITTRDKASAAILGQTGKSAFLIFEDSVRKSLSKIDKYIGLGVAPSADTLVKLGKMEGIDGKALTETVARYNSLVASGKDTDFERPNLPRALNEGNYYAIEVTPGVHHTMGGVMIDTKAEVMDAKKQVIPGLYGAGEVTGGVHGANRLGGNAISDIVTFGRLAGEEAAKYSKKN; this is translated from the coding sequence ATGAAAAAGATGAAACTTGCAGTCTGTCTAGCCACATTAATGGGCACAGCAGGTCTAATGGGCAATGCAGTTGCGGCTGATGACTTAGCCGAATTCCACGCTCAAAACCAAGAATGTGACAGCTGCCATACACCAGATGGTGAACTATCAAACGACAGCTTAACTTATGAAAATGCCCAATGTGTTTCTTGTCATGGAACACTAGCAGAAGTGGCTGAAACCACTAAGCATGAACATTACAATGCTCATGACTCGCATTTTCCTGGCGATGTATCATGTACCACATGTCACAGCGCTCACGAAAAATCTATGGTGTACTGCGACTCGTGCCACAGCTTCGATTTCAACATGCCATATGCTAAAAAATGGCAACGTGACGAACCGACTATTGCAGAATTGGCCAAAGATAAATCAGAACGTCAAGCAGCCCTTGCTAGCGCACCTCAAGATACCGTTGACGTCATTGTTGTCGGTTCTGGCGGCGCAGGCTTCTCTGCGGCAATCTCTGCATATGATAATGACGCTAAAGTCATTATTATTGAGAAAGAGCCGGTTATCGGTGGTAACGCTAAATTGGCCGCAGGTGGCATGAACGCTGCTTGGACTGATCAACAAAAAGCGAAAGACATTACTGATAGCCCTGAATTAATGTACAAAGACACCATGAAAGGTGGCCGTAACCTAAACGATCCTGCATTGGTTAAAATCTTAACCTCGCACTCTAAAGACTCTGTTAATTGGATGACCGCAATGGGCGCCGATTTAAATGATGTCGGTCGTATGGGCGGCGCATCTGCTAACCGTGCACACCGTCCAACTGGTGGTGCTGGTGTTGGTGCTCATATTGTTCAAGTGCTTTATGATAATGCCGTGAAACGCAATATCGACATACGCATGAACACTCGTGGTATCGAAATCCTTAAAGATGACAGTGGTAATGTCAAAGGTATCCTCGTTAAGGGTATGTACAAAGGCTACTACTGGGTGAAAGCGGATGCTGTAGTATTAGCAACCGGTGGTTTCGCTAAAAATAACGAACGTGTCGCTAAGCTTGATCCTAAGCTAAAAGGCTTTATCTCTACTAACCAACCTGGTGCGGTAGGTGATGGTCTTGATGTTGCCGAAAATGCGGGCGCAGCATTGAAAGACATGCAGTATATCCAAGCTCACCCAACCCTATCTGTTAAAGGTGGCGTAATGGTCACTGAAGCGGTTCGTGGTAATGGTGCTATTTTGGTTAACCGTGAAGGTAAGCGTTTCGTAAACGAAATCACTACACGTGATAAAGCGTCTGCGGCTATCTTGGGGCAAACCGGCAAATCAGCGTTTTTAATCTTCGAAGATTCTGTTCGTAAATCACTGTCTAAAATTGATAAGTATATTGGTTTAGGTGTTGCACCTTCTGCGGATACTTTAGTTAAGTTAGGCAAGATGGAAGGCATTGACGGTAAAGCGTTGACTGAAACCGTTGCGCGTTACAACAGCTTAGTCGCTAGCGGTAAAGACACTGATTTTGAGCGTCCAAACTTACCTCGTGCACTAAACGAAGGTAACTACTACGCGATCGAAGTAACACCTGGTGTTCACCACACCATGGGTGGTGTGATGATCGATACTAAAGCAGAAGTCATGGATGCTAAGAAGCAAGTTATTCCTGGCCTATATGGCGCTGGTGAAGTAACCGGTGGTGTTCATGGTGCAAACCGCTTAGGTGGTAACGCCATTTCAGACATCGTCACCTTTGGTCGTTTAGCGGGTGAAGAAGCAGCGAAATATTCTAAGAAGAACTAA
- a CDS encoding ATP-binding protein, whose amino-acid sequence MRFLLLLLIILSLPVLAQESIVFGVHSKTAPLEWRKNGVDQGFNVELMNRIGQLTNKRIIVRRKSFQQLVKDVHNPNSDIDVIAVVSPVNLDRKLSQSDPIYATHARAYTLQGKALINNWADLVGKRVAIKIGAFVDVYLSGYPQNFERVDVDLYETGFQQLISNQVDVVIAESFVARRLLPLYPSVRSSSDALIYGDFNFVGNVKKTLLMYKINEALRQLKLSGEYDKLVNKWFGIGREKVDLTSNEQRMLSVAMLVALVCAVGMVYTGFISASLRRHTKALDAELIQRRRIEAEIFELSKQFQSVLDGIPNGVTIVNQDLQHLWSNDNNIHLLDSDEFYYVDNDVFKLKGAVLDVLSTQKSFTADMRYQQQCWQLQIHPIAADQVVILLEESTEQHHLRQANEEASRLASLGELSAGIAHEINNPTGLIVHAVALFTSAMKDLTPAARHYQKQNPFWLIAGLNPDIAIEELQYSCGSIEEGAKRISRIVNDLKRYAMPHIANEYTQVCLNDVVQVALRLTASQTKFHQITPTLCEPSPKIEGDAQQLHQVLINLIQNACHACSEQSGSIVIETHVEGDKAILSITDNGCGMDSATLTRITEPFFTTRRNEGGSGLGLSVCSKIIKEHQGEMQMLSSVGKGTRIRLTFALESQD is encoded by the coding sequence ATGAGATTTTTATTGCTATTACTTATCATCCTCTCCTTACCTGTGCTCGCTCAAGAAAGCATTGTCTTTGGGGTACACTCAAAAACGGCGCCATTAGAATGGCGTAAAAATGGTGTCGATCAAGGCTTTAATGTCGAGTTGATGAATCGAATCGGTCAGCTCACTAATAAGCGCATCATCGTTCGGCGTAAAAGTTTTCAGCAATTAGTAAAAGATGTTCATAATCCTAACAGTGATATCGATGTGATTGCTGTGGTTAGCCCAGTCAATTTGGACCGCAAGTTAAGCCAATCCGATCCTATCTATGCCACCCATGCTAGAGCCTATACCTTGCAGGGCAAGGCGTTAATAAACAATTGGGCTGATCTCGTTGGTAAGCGTGTTGCCATCAAAATAGGGGCTTTTGTCGATGTATACCTGTCAGGCTATCCGCAAAATTTCGAACGCGTGGATGTCGATCTCTATGAGACAGGCTTTCAACAACTGATTAGCAACCAAGTCGACGTGGTTATTGCTGAAAGCTTTGTTGCGCGGCGTTTACTCCCTTTGTATCCATCGGTTCGCAGTTCAAGTGATGCACTGATCTACGGTGACTTTAATTTTGTTGGTAATGTTAAGAAAACATTATTAATGTACAAAATCAACGAGGCGCTTAGGCAACTAAAACTATCAGGTGAATACGACAAACTAGTCAATAAATGGTTTGGTATTGGGCGAGAGAAAGTGGATTTAACCTCTAATGAACAGCGAATGCTTTCAGTCGCGATGTTGGTCGCGCTTGTCTGTGCAGTAGGCATGGTATACACCGGGTTTATTAGTGCCAGTTTGCGCCGCCACACTAAGGCGCTCGATGCCGAATTAATTCAACGCCGGCGCATTGAAGCTGAGATATTTGAACTGTCGAAACAGTTTCAGTCTGTTCTCGATGGGATCCCCAATGGCGTGACCATAGTAAACCAGGACCTCCAGCATTTATGGAGTAACGATAACAATATTCACCTGTTAGATTCAGATGAGTTTTACTATGTCGACAACGATGTTTTTAAGCTTAAAGGCGCAGTATTAGACGTGTTATCGACCCAAAAGTCGTTTACTGCCGATATGCGGTATCAGCAGCAGTGTTGGCAATTACAAATTCATCCTATTGCCGCAGATCAGGTGGTGATCCTGCTTGAAGAATCAACCGAGCAGCATCACCTGCGACAAGCCAATGAAGAAGCCAGCCGCCTAGCCTCACTAGGAGAACTGTCTGCCGGTATTGCTCACGAAATCAATAATCCAACGGGTCTTATCGTACATGCAGTAGCACTATTTACTTCTGCAATGAAAGACTTAACACCAGCAGCTAGGCATTATCAGAAACAAAACCCCTTCTGGCTTATTGCAGGGCTAAACCCAGACATTGCTATAGAAGAATTACAGTATAGTTGTGGCTCTATTGAAGAGGGCGCCAAACGTATCAGCCGTATCGTTAATGATCTTAAACGTTATGCCATGCCTCATATTGCCAATGAATATACCCAAGTTTGCCTAAATGATGTGGTGCAAGTGGCACTTCGCCTAACCGCGAGTCAAACTAAATTCCATCAGATCACTCCCACGCTGTGTGAACCAAGCCCCAAAATTGAGGGTGATGCTCAGCAGTTACATCAAGTATTAATTAACCTCATTCAAAATGCTTGTCATGCCTGTTCTGAGCAATCGGGATCAATAGTGATAGAGACCCATGTTGAAGGTGATAAGGCTATTTTGAGTATCACCGACAATGGCTGCGGGATGGATAGCGCCACATTAACGCGTATAACAGAGCCCTTTTTCACCACCAGGCGAAACGAAGGGGGCAGTGGGCTAGGATTATCGGTCTGCAGCAAAATTATAAAAGAGCATCAAGGCGAAATGCAGATGCTGTCGAGTGTAGGTAAAGGCACCCGAATTCGCCTAACCTTTGCATTGGAATCACAGGATTAG
- a CDS encoding sigma-54-dependent transcriptional regulator, which produces MKLARNILLVDDEAAWLRTLAVTLNRLVPEADIDSCVDSRQVKNRLQVGDYALVLLDLTMPFHSGEELLAMIRSDFPNTRVIIVTGVNEVDTAVRCIKKGAYDYFIKTDNVDDLGHTVRRALEVVGLERNYLYIKEKFLSRTLDTPQAFNNILTCEPQLLDQFRYLEAVSCSPEPLLMYGASGTGKSEFAKSCHTLYSPNEPFISLNLAGISSEFFEQKMCGQLYHHSNGELDAVVGLLHQVGSGVIYLNEIGALPLNAQVRLLEFLETKQYYPLGSDTAYPVKCKFVVSTQDDLRKLHQAGEFRSDLLYRLRAHKIKLPPLAARQLDIAMLINHFIALAAAEMNLPAPIQPADLAPSLAGYDFPGNLHELKGMVFDAVSRSDGIALNTSAFMEAINEHKLLTEGPQDLIIFPKVLPTLAQMNQALMDEAMSRTANNQTAAAQVLGISQSALSRRLKGH; this is translated from the coding sequence ATGAAACTAGCCAGAAATATTCTTTTAGTCGACGATGAAGCCGCTTGGTTAAGAACGTTAGCGGTCACCCTTAATCGTCTGGTTCCTGAAGCTGATATTGACAGCTGCGTTGATAGTCGCCAAGTGAAGAATAGATTACAAGTTGGCGACTATGCGCTAGTGTTACTCGATCTCACCATGCCATTTCACTCTGGCGAAGAGTTATTAGCGATGATCCGTAGTGATTTCCCCAACACCCGAGTCATTATTGTGACGGGTGTTAACGAAGTCGACACCGCAGTACGTTGCATTAAAAAAGGCGCCTATGACTACTTTATTAAAACCGACAATGTCGATGACCTCGGGCATACAGTGCGCCGAGCACTGGAAGTCGTCGGGCTGGAAAGAAACTACCTCTATATCAAAGAGAAATTTTTAAGTCGTACTTTAGACACCCCGCAAGCGTTCAATAATATTTTAACTTGCGAGCCACAGCTACTGGATCAGTTCCGCTATCTCGAAGCCGTCTCATGCAGTCCTGAGCCCTTATTAATGTATGGCGCTAGCGGCACAGGTAAAAGCGAATTTGCCAAATCTTGCCATACACTTTATAGCCCTAACGAACCGTTCATCAGTCTCAACCTCGCGGGCATTAGTAGCGAGTTCTTCGAGCAGAAAATGTGTGGTCAACTGTATCATCACAGTAATGGTGAATTAGACGCGGTTGTAGGCTTACTGCATCAAGTCGGTAGCGGGGTGATCTATCTTAACGAGATAGGAGCCCTGCCGCTAAACGCACAAGTTAGACTATTAGAGTTTTTAGAGACCAAACAATATTACCCCTTAGGAAGCGACACAGCCTACCCAGTAAAATGTAAGTTTGTGGTCTCAACTCAAGATGATTTACGTAAACTTCACCAAGCGGGTGAGTTTAGGAGCGATCTACTCTACCGTTTACGCGCCCATAAAATTAAATTACCGCCATTAGCGGCCCGGCAACTCGATATCGCTATGTTGATCAATCATTTCATCGCCCTAGCGGCAGCAGAAATGAATTTACCCGCACCGATCCAACCCGCAGACTTGGCGCCTAGCTTAGCCGGTTATGACTTTCCCGGTAATCTACATGAGCTAAAAGGGATGGTATTCGATGCGGTAAGTAGAAGTGATGGTATCGCGCTTAACACTTCTGCTTTTATGGAAGCGATTAATGAACACAAATTATTGACTGAAGGCCCTCAAGATCTCATCATCTTCCCTAAGGTGTTGCCAACACTCGCGCAGATGAATCAAGCCTTAATGGATGAAGCGATGAGCCGCACAGCCAACAATCAAACTGCCGCTGCGCAGGTGCTTGGGATCAGTCAAAGTGCATTGAGTCGACGACTCAAAGGACATTAG
- a CDS encoding VOC family protein, with amino-acid sequence MKQSIVHIALVVRDYDEAIDFYVNKLKFELIEDTYQAEQDKRWVVVSPPGSSGVSLLLARASKPEQNDVIGNQTGGRVFLFLNTDDFWRDYHRMVADGIKFVRPPQEQDYGTVAVFEDLYGNLWDLLQLNDDHPISIKTS; translated from the coding sequence ATGAAACAATCAATAGTTCACATTGCTTTAGTCGTGAGAGATTATGATGAAGCTATCGATTTTTATGTCAATAAATTGAAATTTGAGTTAATCGAAGATACCTATCAAGCAGAACAGGACAAACGTTGGGTAGTTGTTTCCCCTCCAGGTTCAAGCGGAGTGTCGTTACTGTTAGCACGGGCATCGAAGCCGGAGCAGAATGATGTTATCGGTAACCAAACTGGCGGACGTGTTTTTCTTTTTTTGAACACCGATGATTTTTGGCGAGACTATCACCGCATGGTAGCAGACGGGATAAAGTTCGTTAGGCCGCCACAAGAACAAGATTATGGCACGGTGGCAGTATTTGAAGATCTCTATGGCAATCTTTGGGACTTACTGCAGTTAAATGATGATCATCCAATATCAATCAAAACCTCGTAA
- a CDS encoding Crp/Fnr family transcriptional regulator, whose product MARVMSLSPEMKGKSTIFFPDIVKPDIMSFIKENGELITLSKGELIPKSILLNNFIYLNTGLIFYIKRTNNYTKPKFVNVIIPHRLTDYHLLLENNCTCCKSIKVARDSQITIVEKSLIKNLIKEDIELFTRFMFDANYFTERQTALAIFLLTSSPEDKLIKFLFDILVAFKTEFISMWLTIDIKLTREEIADILHISIIKLDLMLGSLKKQGMLKKEKGLFSINTALFSELSPCPLGREDAQGCKSNNMLKFKMKNMIEINNV is encoded by the coding sequence ATGGCTCGCGTTATGTCCTTAAGCCCTGAAATGAAAGGCAAATCTACTATATTCTTTCCTGACATAGTTAAACCCGACATAATGAGTTTCATTAAAGAAAATGGTGAACTAATAACCTTAAGCAAAGGTGAGTTAATCCCAAAAAGCATCCTACTTAACAATTTTATCTATTTAAATACAGGCTTGATATTTTATATAAAACGAACAAACAACTATACCAAACCTAAATTTGTAAATGTCATTATCCCACATAGATTGACTGATTATCATTTACTATTAGAGAATAATTGTACTTGCTGTAAAAGCATTAAGGTCGCAAGAGACAGTCAGATAACGATTGTTGAAAAATCGTTGATAAAAAACCTAATAAAAGAAGATATTGAGCTTTTTACTCGTTTTATGTTTGATGCAAACTATTTTACTGAAAGACAAACTGCACTGGCTATTTTCTTATTAACCTCTTCACCAGAAGATAAACTCATTAAGTTTCTTTTTGATATTCTCGTTGCTTTTAAAACAGAATTTATATCAATGTGGCTTACCATTGATATAAAACTAACCCGAGAAGAGATTGCAGATATATTACATATTAGCATCATAAAGTTGGACTTAATGTTAGGAAGCTTAAAGAAGCAAGGCATGTTAAAAAAAGAAAAAGGACTATTTAGTATTAATACAGCATTATTTAGTGAACTTTCGCCATGCCCTTTAGGAAGAGAAGACGCGCAAGGATGTAAGTCTAATAACATGCTAAAGTTCAAAATGAAAAACATGATTGAAATCAATAATGTCTAG
- a CDS encoding DmsE family decaheme c-type cytochrome gives MQSSHALPWDDLTTEQLEIQLQQKFDEGKYSSKGADSCLMCHKKNEQVMDLFKGTHGKVISEDSPMAGLQCEACHGPQGQHNRGGKEPMIAFGPQSKLPASSQNSVCEGCHNDAQQMSWHNSTHNLEEVACVDCHKIHAAKDPVMDKLTINDTCVSCHTSQKGDMNKRSSHPLKWNSMTCVDCHSPHGSMSENALVKPTVNDTCYSCHAEKRGPFLWEHAPVTENCVTCHNPHGSVNESLVKHRAPQLCQQCHANDGHASRVVAESGIDAFGGGKSCLNCHSQIHGSNHPSGSLLQR, from the coding sequence ATGCAAAGTTCTCATGCGTTACCTTGGGACGATTTAACCACAGAACAATTAGAAATACAGCTACAACAAAAGTTTGATGAAGGGAAATATTCTTCTAAAGGGGCAGACTCCTGCCTTATGTGTCATAAAAAAAATGAACAGGTGATGGACTTATTTAAGGGCACCCATGGAAAAGTTATTTCCGAGGATTCCCCAATGGCAGGTTTGCAATGCGAAGCATGTCATGGCCCTCAAGGCCAGCATAACCGAGGTGGTAAGGAGCCCATGATTGCTTTTGGTCCTCAAAGTAAGCTGCCGGCAAGTTCTCAAAACAGCGTATGTGAAGGTTGCCATAACGATGCACAGCAGATGAGTTGGCATAATAGTACTCATAATCTTGAAGAAGTTGCCTGTGTAGATTGCCATAAGATCCATGCGGCAAAAGATCCTGTTATGGATAAACTGACTATCAATGACACCTGTGTCAGCTGTCATACCAGCCAAAAAGGCGATATGAATAAGCGCTCTTCACATCCCTTGAAGTGGAACAGCATGACATGTGTTGATTGCCATTCACCTCATGGCTCAATGAGTGAGAATGCGTTAGTTAAACCCACAGTAAATGATACTTGTTATAGCTGTCATGCTGAAAAACGCGGTCCTTTCTTATGGGAACATGCGCCAGTAACTGAAAATTGCGTTACCTGTCATAACCCTCACGGCAGTGTTAATGAATCCTTAGTCAAGCATCGTGCACCGCAATTATGTCAGCAATGTCATGCTAATGATGGACATGCTAGTCGAGTCGTCGCTGAGTCAGGTATTGATGCTTTTGGTGGCGGTAAAAGTTGCCTGAATTGCCATAGTCAAATTCATGGTTCAAATCATCCCTCAGGCAGCTTGCTGCAACGCTAA
- a CDS encoding MtrB/PioB family decaheme-associated outer membrane protein yields the protein MSFKINLITVSILVAISGPSFAANFGVNNANTNNVNSSNYECNRCVENSAYSGKLDVALGYNDIDDIHAGNALGTSEDGAIGSVSSDILFQNKSGYQAQLIAHQLGFDNSFASLQIGDSGLYELVLDYASIKTIKAGDVNSQLWHNDGMLTPSADVNTFNLALEREKLGVGVVYKNDEYNSFVSYNQEDKTGHRSSSIVTPSPINIGLPVNATTSQWDAGIGLNGDNWTTDLSYSGSIYNNKISDLSLPYLNDVYAAAPDSQAHQISLSGNYRIDQTVMSGRVATGRMIQDENLIQMSGNPLQSWDGQVDTIDGRFAVTSMLSNRLRLGGKIDYNKRDNKSSTAEFAQYNFNSLTGAFRQNTPLDYERNNYGVNASYRIASGYRLQAGYDSKEITRNYSEREQTQDDTLWVKLNIRKFEMFNINLKSEYANRDGSKFESDILTASEENALLRKYYLADRTRNAYELKLSHTPNDWMSVDVTSRYAKDEYKHTEVGLLDSEDYGYDANISIQISKNVDTYGFIGQQWINSSQAGSQVSNSYWYTDVEDEFINVGAGFNYRGLMQDKLTIGMDYLFANSTSNTNVNVDNSLPYGDYYSYNHSASVYADYALNPQMALKLSYRYERYYDTDAASVEIASIPGLITLQDINHDYNAHQVMLSFSYKLH from the coding sequence ATGTCATTCAAAATCAATCTTATTACTGTATCGATATTAGTGGCGATATCTGGACCCAGTTTCGCAGCGAATTTTGGTGTGAACAATGCCAACACCAATAATGTAAATAGTAGCAACTATGAATGTAACCGTTGTGTTGAAAATTCAGCTTATAGCGGCAAGCTAGATGTTGCTCTTGGCTATAACGACATTGATGATATACATGCAGGTAACGCACTCGGTACTTCAGAGGATGGCGCTATTGGTTCAGTGAGCAGTGATATTCTGTTTCAAAATAAATCTGGATATCAAGCTCAATTAATCGCACATCAGTTGGGTTTCGATAATAGCTTTGCCAGTTTACAAATCGGCGATTCAGGTTTATATGAGTTGGTCTTAGATTACGCTTCAATAAAAACCATTAAAGCAGGCGATGTGAATAGTCAGCTTTGGCATAACGACGGCATGCTAACCCCAAGTGCTGATGTGAATACGTTTAACTTAGCACTAGAAAGAGAGAAGCTGGGGGTAGGGGTTGTCTATAAAAATGACGAATACAATAGTTTTGTCAGTTACAACCAAGAAGATAAAACCGGCCACCGTTCAAGCAGTATCGTGACGCCTAGCCCTATCAATATCGGCTTACCCGTTAACGCGACTACTTCGCAATGGGATGCGGGGATAGGTCTTAATGGCGATAACTGGACCACTGATCTGAGTTATTCTGGGAGCATTTACAATAATAAAATAAGTGACTTAAGCCTACCTTATTTAAATGATGTCTATGCTGCAGCTCCAGATAGTCAAGCTCATCAAATATCACTTTCTGGCAATTATCGCATTGATCAGACCGTGATGAGCGGACGTGTTGCGACTGGACGAATGATCCAAGATGAAAATTTAATTCAAATGAGTGGTAATCCACTGCAAAGCTGGGACGGTCAAGTCGATACTATCGATGGCCGGTTTGCGGTGACATCCATGCTAAGTAATCGACTTCGCTTGGGTGGGAAAATCGATTATAACAAGCGTGATAATAAGAGTTCGACTGCAGAATTTGCCCAATACAACTTCAATAGTTTAACCGGTGCGTTTAGACAAAATACGCCTTTAGATTATGAACGTAACAATTATGGTGTGAATGCGAGTTACAGAATCGCCAGCGGTTATCGTTTACAGGCAGGTTATGACAGTAAAGAAATTACTCGTAATTATAGTGAACGTGAACAAACTCAAGATGACACATTATGGGTGAAATTAAACATACGTAAGTTTGAAATGTTCAATATCAATTTAAAATCTGAGTATGCTAATAGAGATGGTTCAAAATTTGAATCAGATATTTTAACCGCATCCGAAGAAAATGCATTACTCAGAAAATATTATTTAGCTGACCGAACTCGTAATGCTTATGAATTAAAATTATCCCATACACCTAATGATTGGATGAGTGTTGATGTGACATCTCGATATGCCAAAGATGAATATAAACATACCGAAGTTGGATTATTAGATTCAGAAGATTATGGCTATGACGCCAATATAAGTATTCAGATTAGTAAAAATGTTGATACTTATGGTTTTATCGGTCAGCAATGGATTAATTCGTCTCAAGCAGGCAGTCAAGTCAGTAATTCATATTGGTATACAGATGTAGAAGATGAATTTATTAACGTTGGTGCTGGATTTAATTATAGAGGGTTAATGCAAGATAAATTAACAATAGGTATGGATTATCTATTTGCTAATTCAACGAGTAATACCAATGTGAATGTAGATAATAGTCTCCCATATGGTGATTATTACAGTTATAACCACAGTGCCAGTGTATATGCTGATTATGCATTAAATCCACAAATGGCACTTAAACTAAGTTATCGATACGAGCGTTATTACGACACCGATGCTGCATCTGTTGAGATCGCCAGTATACCCGGACTAATAACACTTCAAGATATAAACCATGACTATAACGCACACCAAGTGATGTTGTCATTTAGCTACAAATTGCATTAA